The proteins below are encoded in one region of Rhinolophus sinicus isolate RSC01 linkage group LG07, ASM3656204v1, whole genome shotgun sequence:
- the BLOC1S2 gene encoding biogenesis of lysosome-related organelles complex 1 subunit 2 isoform X1 gives MRIRMHPRTGSTAGPSMAAATESVPATQREEPVRDDAAVETAEEAKEPAEADITELCRDMFSKMATYLTGELTATSEDYKLLENMNKLTSLKYLEMKDIAINISRNLKDLNQKYAELQPYLDQINVIEEQVAALEQAAYKLDAYSKKLEAKYKKLEKR, from the exons ATGCGCATCCGCATGCATCCCAGAACCGGAAGCACCGCGGGGCCCAGCATGGCGGCGGCAACCGAGAGTGTCCCCGCGACCCAACGGGAGGAGCCGGTTCGAG ACGATGCCGCCGTGGAGACAGCTGAGGAAGCAAAGGAGCCCGCTGAGGCTGACATCACTGAGCTCTGCCGGGACATGTTCTCCAAAATGGCAACTTACCTGACGGGGGAACTGACGG ccACCAGCGAAGACTATAAGCTCctggaaaatatgaataaactaaCCAGCCTGAAATACCTTGAAATGAAAGATATTGCTATAAACATTAGTAGAAACTTAAAGGACTTAAACCAGAAGT ATGCTGAACTGCAGCCTTATCTGGATCAGATCAATGTAATTGAGGAGCAGGTAGCAGCTCTTGAACAGGCAGCCTACAAGTTGGATGCATATTCAAAAAAACTGg AAGCCAAGTACAAGAAGCTGGAGAAGCGATGA
- the BLOC1S2 gene encoding biogenesis of lysosome-related organelles complex 1 subunit 2 isoform X2, with translation MFSKMATYLTGELTATSEDYKLLENMNKLTSLKYLEMKDIAINISRNLKDLNQKYAELQPYLDQINVIEEQVAALEQAAYKLDAYSKKLEAKYKKLEKR, from the exons ATGTTCTCCAAAATGGCAACTTACCTGACGGGGGAACTGACGG ccACCAGCGAAGACTATAAGCTCctggaaaatatgaataaactaaCCAGCCTGAAATACCTTGAAATGAAAGATATTGCTATAAACATTAGTAGAAACTTAAAGGACTTAAACCAGAAGT ATGCTGAACTGCAGCCTTATCTGGATCAGATCAATGTAATTGAGGAGCAGGTAGCAGCTCTTGAACAGGCAGCCTACAAGTTGGATGCATATTCAAAAAAACTGg AAGCCAAGTACAAGAAGCTGGAGAAGCGATGA